From the Kribbella sp. CA-293567 genome, the window ACGGCCACCACCTTCACCGCGCAGCTTGCTGGTGGCACGCTGCCCGATGTCTTCACCGTCCCGTTCACCGACGGCCGCGGCCTGATCGAGCGCAAGCAGATCGCCGACATCTCCGGCCTGGTCTCCGCACTGCCCTACGCGGGCAAGTTCAGCGAGAACGTCGCCAAGGCGGGCAAGGCCGAGGACGGCAAGATGTGGGCCGTGCCGATCGCGGCGTACGGGCAGGCGCTGCACTACAACCGCTCGCTGTTCAAGCAGGCCGGTCTGGATCCCGACCAGCCGCCGACGACCTGGGACCAGGTTCGCTCCAGCGCCAAGCAGATCGCGGAGAAGACCGGCAAGGCCGGGTACGCCGAACTCACCACCGACAACACGGGTGGCTGGATCCTCACCACCCTCAACTACGCCTTCGGTGGCCGGACAGAGAAGCTCGAAGGCGACACTGCGACCGCACAGCTCGACACACCCGAAATGACCTCGGTACTGCAGTTGCTGAAGGACATGCGCTGGTCCGACAACAGCATGGGCGCCAACTTCCTCTACGACTGGGGCGGCATCAACCAGGCGTTCGCCTCCGGCCAGATCGGCATGTACGTGTCCGGTGGCGGCAACTACGGCTCCCTGGTCACACAGAACGCGCTCAAGCCGGCGGACTACGGCGTAGCCACCATTCCGCTCGTCAACGACCAGGCCGGAGTACTGGGCGGCGGGACGCTGGCAACGGTCAGCGCCAAGGCGAGCGAGGCAGTGAAGGCCGCATCCGTGAAGTGGATCGACTTCTTCTACATGAAGAAGCTGGCCGACAAGGACGCCGCGGTACTCGATGCCAAGACCACTGCCGCCTCCAAGCAGCCCGTGGGCGCTCCGCAGTTGCCGGTGTTCGACAAGGCGACGTACGACGAGTCGCTGGGCTGGGTGAAGGAGTACGTCAACGTCCCGCTGGAGCAGATGAAGCCCTACACGGACAAGATGTTCGACCAGCCGCTGGTGACCGAGCCGGTCCGGTCGACGCAGGAGGTCTACAAGCTGCTCGACCCGGTCGTGCAGTCGGTGCTCACCAACAAGGACGCGGACATCGCGGACCTG encodes:
- a CDS encoding ABC transporter substrate-binding protein, translated to MKLTPIALVVALAASLTACSGSDDAASPPSPDGPVSIKVARDPGLDKGAIAAFDARVAQFEKDNPAIDVVPQEYNWTATTFTAQLAGGTLPDVFTVPFTDGRGLIERKQIADISGLVSALPYAGKFSENVAKAGKAEDGKMWAVPIAAYGQALHYNRSLFKQAGLDPDQPPTTWDQVRSSAKQIAEKTGKAGYAELTTDNTGGWILTTLNYAFGGRTEKLEGDTATAQLDTPEMTSVLQLLKDMRWSDNSMGANFLYDWGGINQAFASGQIGMYVSGGGNYGSLVTQNALKPADYGVATIPLVNDQAGVLGGGTLATVSAKASEAVKAASVKWIDFFYMKKLADKDAAVLDAKTTAASKQPVGAPQLPVFDKATYDESLGWVKEYVNVPLEQMKPYTDKMFDQPLVTEPVRSTQEVYKLLDPVVQSVLTNKDADIADLLKKADAQAQALLDRK